The following proteins are encoded in a genomic region of Leifsonia psychrotolerans:
- the rplJ gene encoding 50S ribosomal protein L10: MANKEASVAELTEKFQSSTAVLLTEYRGLTVAKLKELRVSISEDATYAVVKNTLTKIAANNAGITSFDDELVGPSAIAFVHGDPVAVAKAMRTFAKANPLLVVKGGYFDGNPLTAAEVGKLADLESREVLLGKLAGAFKASLFGAAYLFNAPLSKAVRTIDALREKQESAN; this comes from the coding sequence ATGGCGAACAAGGAAGCATCGGTCGCCGAGCTGACGGAGAAATTCCAGAGCTCGACCGCCGTTCTGCTCACCGAGTACCGCGGTCTCACTGTTGCAAAGCTCAAGGAGCTGCGCGTTTCCATCAGTGAGGACGCCACGTACGCCGTGGTAAAGAACACGCTGACCAAGATTGCGGCGAACAACGCCGGCATCACGTCGTTTGACGACGAGCTTGTCGGACCGTCCGCAATCGCATTCGTTCACGGCGACCCTGTCGCTGTTGCGAAGGCCATGCGCACCTTTGCCAAGGCAAACCCTCTCCTGGTGGTCAAGGGCGGTTACTTCGACGGTAACCCGCTCACCGCCGCAGAGGTAGGCAAGCTCGCCGACCTCGAGTCTCGTGAAGTTCTGCTCGGCAAGCTTGCCGGCGCCTTCAAGGCCTCGCTGTTCGGAGCCGCATATCTGTTCAACGCACCACTGTCGAAGGCTGTTCGCACCATCGACGCGCTGCGTGAGAAGCAGGAGTCCGCGAACTAG
- the rplL gene encoding 50S ribosomal protein L7/L12 codes for MAKLSTEELLEQFKGLTLIELSEFVKAFEETFEVTAAAPVAAAAAAGPAAAAEEVEEKTEFDVILEAAGDKKIQVIKVVRELTSLGLGEAKAVVDGAPKAVLEAVGKEAAEKAHAALVEAGATATIK; via the coding sequence ATGGCAAAGCTTTCCACTGAAGAGCTGCTCGAGCAGTTCAAGGGCCTGACCCTCATCGAGCTCAGCGAGTTCGTCAAGGCGTTCGAGGAGACCTTCGAGGTCACCGCTGCTGCTCCGGTTGCTGCTGCTGCAGCTGCTGGCCCCGCCGCAGCCGCTGAAGAGGTCGAAGAGAAGACTGAGTTCGACGTCATTCTCGAAGCCGCTGGCGACAAGAAGATCCAGGTCATCAAGGTTGTGCGCGAGCTCACCAGCCTGGGCCTCGGCGAAGCCAAGGCAGTCGTTGACGGTGCTCCGAAGGCCGTTCTCGAAGCCGTTGGCAAGGAAGCTGCCGAGAAGGCACACGCTGCCCTCGTTGAGGCCGGCGCAACCGCTACCATCAAGTAG
- a CDS encoding GntR family transcriptional regulator has translation MTVTPRNVGETVRVTGVLRDQIIGGERAPGARLVEREIATALGVSRVPVREALRVLLAEGLVLARPHSWMTVRQFTERDIEELFQVRAAFDSLAFALAAREAGPDALARLALVLSAESDASAKAGASRAASASFHDLVIEISGNSLLAELWRTLSGRMRWLLGQHDHPIEMHEEHARLYAAIAAGDEKAAAALAMSHLETSRRAFEARIGSRSPTPEQKTRRHSRRSDAVKGNAEAT, from the coding sequence ATGACAGTCACACCGCGCAACGTCGGCGAGACGGTGCGTGTCACCGGTGTGTTACGAGACCAGATCATTGGTGGCGAACGGGCGCCGGGTGCCCGCCTCGTTGAACGTGAGATCGCCACGGCGCTCGGTGTGAGCCGGGTTCCGGTGCGGGAAGCGCTTCGGGTCTTGCTCGCAGAAGGGCTGGTGCTGGCCCGGCCGCATAGCTGGATGACGGTGCGACAGTTCACCGAGCGCGACATCGAAGAGCTCTTTCAGGTGCGCGCTGCGTTCGACTCGCTCGCTTTCGCGTTGGCCGCACGCGAAGCAGGCCCTGACGCGCTCGCCCGCCTCGCGCTCGTGCTCTCGGCCGAGTCGGACGCGTCCGCCAAAGCCGGCGCCTCTCGCGCGGCGTCTGCCTCGTTTCATGACCTCGTCATCGAGATCTCCGGCAACTCGCTTCTTGCCGAGCTGTGGCGCACACTGAGCGGACGCATGCGCTGGTTGCTCGGACAGCATGACCACCCGATCGAGATGCATGAGGAGCATGCTCGCCTCTACGCTGCCATCGCGGCCGGCGACGAGAAGGCGGCAGCGGCGCTGGCGATGAGTCACCTCGAAACCAGTCGTCGCGCGTTCGAGGCCCGCATCGGCTCCCGCAGCCCCACGCCTGAACAAAAAACACGGCGCCACTCCCGAAGGAGTGACGCCGTGAAAGGAAACGCAGAAGCTACTTGA
- a CDS encoding amidohydrolase: protein MIITNVRPWGTDAVDLLIENGRIAASTPHVSIPAAQTTAPADRDVVDGRGRLVVPSFSDVHVHLDSTRIGLPFRPHTGAPGVWGMMLNDRNNWRTAEIGIEKRVAGTLERMIARGTTRVRSYAQVDVDCKLQRFDAVMAAKQKFAGQADVQVMTFPQAGILREEGTVELLEESLKQGADVMGGIDPSQLDRDPARHLDIVFGLAEKYQVEIDIHLHEPGELGVFSTELVLERIRALGMQGKVTLSHAYDLGSVSEAVSRRLIEQFAELDVAMATVAPPATTQLSLLALTEAGVRVGLGEDGQRDYWSPYGNCDMLDRTWQLAFTNDFRRDEQIEHALAVATMGGASVMSPEAPRLRGILDRPGVSVGDRADLLLVDGETVTSAVMDRGNDRTVLHDGRVVAEGLHVVSA, encoded by the coding sequence ATGATCATCACCAACGTTCGACCCTGGGGTACCGATGCCGTCGATTTGCTGATCGAGAACGGGCGCATCGCAGCCAGCACCCCGCACGTCTCCATACCTGCTGCGCAGACCACTGCGCCTGCTGATCGCGATGTCGTCGACGGTCGCGGCCGTCTCGTCGTGCCGTCCTTCAGCGATGTGCACGTACACCTCGATTCCACCCGCATCGGGCTGCCGTTTCGGCCCCACACCGGTGCGCCCGGAGTCTGGGGAATGATGCTGAACGACCGCAATAACTGGCGCACCGCCGAGATCGGCATCGAGAAGCGCGTGGCGGGAACGCTCGAACGGATGATCGCGCGCGGCACGACGCGTGTGCGCTCCTACGCCCAGGTCGACGTCGACTGCAAACTTCAGCGGTTCGACGCCGTGATGGCGGCGAAGCAGAAGTTCGCCGGGCAGGCCGACGTGCAGGTGATGACGTTCCCCCAAGCCGGCATCCTGCGTGAAGAGGGCACCGTCGAGCTGCTGGAGGAATCACTCAAACAGGGTGCGGATGTCATGGGTGGTATCGATCCGAGCCAACTCGACCGCGACCCCGCGCGGCACCTCGACATCGTCTTCGGCCTGGCCGAGAAGTACCAGGTGGAGATTGACATTCACCTGCATGAACCCGGCGAACTGGGCGTATTCAGCACCGAGTTGGTGCTTGAACGCATCCGGGCGCTCGGCATGCAGGGCAAAGTCACGCTGTCGCATGCCTACGATCTCGGCTCGGTTTCCGAGGCCGTGAGTCGCCGTTTGATCGAGCAGTTCGCCGAACTCGATGTGGCGATGGCAACCGTCGCGCCACCCGCCACCACTCAACTCTCGCTCCTCGCCCTGACCGAAGCGGGCGTGCGCGTGGGCCTCGGCGAAGACGGCCAGCGTGACTATTGGAGCCCCTACGGTAATTGCGACATGCTCGACCGCACCTGGCAGCTGGCGTTCACGAACGACTTCCGACGCGACGAGCAGATCGAGCACGCACTCGCGGTGGCGACGATGGGTGGGGCGAGCGTGATGAGCCCGGAGGCGCCACGACTGCGCGGCATTCTCGACCGGCCCGGTGTCTCGGTCGGAGATCGAGCAGACCTGCTTCTGGTTGACGGGGAGACCGTCACCAGCGCAGTGATGGATCGCGGGAATGACCGAACCGTTCTGCATGATGGCCGGGTTGTGGCCGAGGGGCTCCATGTCGTCTCGGCGTAA
- a CDS encoding MFS transporter: protein MSSRRKSSRARPDSTRLLGLVAALLIGLNLRPAVTTVAATLDEASRALGLSASETTVLATLPVIAFGVSAPLGPWLARRFGVSRVLLCAMWALAAGLVIRVLWPALLLPGTFVAGAAIMAAGTLLPQFLKSVDAPALWVGLSSMSFGVGAALGAALTAPIYAMSGPRLEIAWGVWAVPALLAGIPLMQGMRRLRAAGPTPTPPRAALVFTPRNMRTIAILTLVFGLQALLYFAMTAWMPLLLAERGQDSAQTGWLLAWFSIAGFVPTLVTPILARRRAVLRWVGPGLGVAIAIGMLALYLSSNEQIFWIVGGLGAVQSAAFGLSLSLIITMSTNPATAGVVSAIGQGAGYVIAGAGSLAIGLIQTATNSWLLSFSVMAALGLVLSVVVAAAIRREAIDLVPERIQVATS from the coding sequence ATGTCGTCTCGGCGTAAGTCGAGCCGCGCGCGTCCGGACTCGACCCGATTGCTGGGCCTCGTCGCGGCACTGCTGATCGGGCTCAACCTGCGCCCGGCCGTGACGACGGTGGCGGCAACTCTCGATGAGGCATCCCGCGCGCTCGGGCTCAGTGCCAGTGAGACGACGGTGCTGGCCACACTCCCCGTCATCGCATTTGGCGTGAGCGCACCACTCGGGCCGTGGCTGGCACGCCGGTTCGGCGTCTCGCGCGTGCTGCTCTGTGCGATGTGGGCACTCGCGGCCGGTCTGGTGATTCGGGTTCTCTGGCCCGCACTTCTGCTGCCAGGAACGTTTGTCGCCGGCGCGGCGATCATGGCGGCCGGCACACTGCTGCCGCAGTTTTTGAAATCAGTGGATGCCCCGGCACTGTGGGTGGGACTCAGCAGCATGAGTTTTGGCGTCGGAGCAGCACTGGGCGCGGCACTCACCGCACCGATCTACGCGATGTCGGGCCCGCGCCTTGAGATCGCCTGGGGCGTCTGGGCGGTGCCCGCTCTGCTCGCCGGCATCCCCCTCATGCAGGGGATGCGGAGGCTGCGCGCCGCAGGACCCACCCCGACTCCGCCGCGCGCGGCACTCGTGTTCACCCCTCGCAACATGAGGACGATCGCGATCCTGACCTTGGTCTTCGGGCTGCAGGCCTTGCTCTACTTTGCGATGACCGCCTGGATGCCGCTTCTGCTCGCCGAACGTGGCCAGGACTCGGCGCAGACGGGATGGCTGCTGGCGTGGTTCAGCATCGCCGGCTTTGTGCCCACCCTGGTCACGCCCATCCTTGCGCGACGTCGCGCGGTCCTGCGGTGGGTCGGGCCGGGTCTCGGAGTCGCCATTGCGATCGGAATGCTCGCGCTCTATCTGTCGTCGAACGAACAGATCTTCTGGATTGTCGGCGGCCTCGGAGCCGTGCAGAGTGCGGCCTTCGGCCTCTCCCTCAGCCTGATCATCACGATGTCGACGAACCCCGCCACGGCTGGCGTGGTCTCCGCCATCGGGCAGGGCGCCGGCTACGTGATCGCCGGGGCCGGATCACTGGCGATCGGGCTCATTCAGACGGCGACGAACAGTTGGCTGCTGAGCTTCAGCGTGATGGCCGCGCTGGGACTTGTGCTGAGCGTGGTGGTAGCCGCGGCCATCCGTCGCGAGGCGATTGACCTGGTTCCTGAGAGAATTCAGGTCGCGACGTCGTGA
- a CDS encoding MarR family winged helix-turn-helix transcriptional regulator, producing the protein MESDLHQVLGDLVVVNHRLTRVAARAAGGTESPALWRTLSVLRGSGPLRLGALAESSRVSQPTATNLVTTLDELGWVHRRADPTDARASLIEASDAGLAALDAWRDKLIAALMPLFADLGPAEIETLRHAVEIVAARVDPVDVVGAAGGDTVGSVGTGARL; encoded by the coding sequence ATGGAATCAGATCTGCACCAGGTGCTCGGCGATCTCGTCGTCGTCAATCACCGTCTCACCCGTGTCGCCGCGCGGGCGGCGGGAGGCACTGAATCACCGGCCCTCTGGCGAACACTCAGCGTACTGCGCGGCAGCGGGCCGTTGCGGCTCGGCGCGCTGGCCGAGAGCAGCCGGGTCTCCCAGCCGACGGCCACCAATCTGGTGACGACCCTTGACGAGCTCGGCTGGGTGCACCGCCGCGCCGATCCCACGGATGCCCGAGCGAGCCTGATCGAGGCCAGCGACGCGGGTCTCGCCGCGCTCGACGCCTGGCGAGACAAGCTCATCGCCGCGCTGATGCCGCTCTTTGCCGATCTCGGACCGGCCGAGATCGAGACGCTCCGTCATGCCGTCGAGATCGTTGCCGCCCGCGTCGACCCCGTCGATGTCGTTGGCGCAGCCGGCGGTGACACAGTCGGCAGCGTCGGAACCGGAGCACGGTTGTGA
- a CDS encoding MFS transporter, whose product MNATSKPSSSILHQPKAVWAVAFACVVAFMGIGLVDPILPAIAHDLQASAAQTELLFTSYLVITGVAMFFTSWLSSRIGAKKTLLIGLGLIVAFALFAGLSSDVESIIGFRAGWGLGNALFISTALATIVGAAAGGTSSAIILYEASLGLGLAIGPLAGGLLGSISWRGPFFGTATLMAIGFIAIVTLLKTPAVTPTPTRLSAPFRALARPGLGILAAAALFYNMSFFVMLAYTPFALVPLGLSDAITLGFIFFGWGLSVAVTSVWVAPFLTARMPRTRVLWCVLPLLALDLVALALLVDSAVGLIVSVIVGGLLLGILNTVLTESVMEATDLPRAVASSAYSGVRFLGGAIAPPAAALLAATISPAMPFWAGAITALIATAIVIIGRKHLRRADGATEGALEEAEAISLGDA is encoded by the coding sequence GTGAACGCCACATCGAAGCCCTCCTCAAGCATCCTGCACCAGCCGAAAGCCGTCTGGGCCGTCGCCTTCGCGTGCGTCGTCGCATTCATGGGCATCGGCCTGGTCGACCCGATTCTGCCGGCCATTGCCCACGACCTGCAGGCATCCGCTGCACAAACCGAACTGCTCTTCACGAGCTACCTCGTGATCACCGGTGTGGCGATGTTCTTCACGAGTTGGCTGTCGAGCCGCATCGGCGCCAAGAAGACCCTGCTGATCGGGCTCGGCCTCATCGTGGCGTTTGCTCTCTTCGCCGGGCTGTCGAGCGACGTTGAATCGATCATCGGCTTTCGGGCCGGCTGGGGTCTCGGCAACGCGCTGTTCATCTCGACCGCACTCGCGACGATCGTCGGCGCCGCGGCCGGTGGCACCTCATCGGCGATCATCCTCTATGAGGCGTCCCTCGGGCTCGGCCTGGCCATCGGCCCCCTCGCCGGCGGCCTGCTCGGCAGCATCAGCTGGCGCGGCCCCTTTTTCGGCACCGCGACACTCATGGCCATCGGCTTCATCGCCATCGTCACCCTGCTGAAGACGCCAGCGGTCACGCCGACGCCGACGCGGCTCTCCGCGCCGTTCCGGGCGCTGGCCCGACCGGGACTCGGCATTCTCGCCGCCGCCGCACTGTTCTACAACATGAGCTTCTTCGTCATGCTGGCCTACACGCCGTTCGCGCTCGTGCCGCTCGGGCTCTCCGATGCCATCACGCTCGGCTTCATCTTCTTTGGCTGGGGCCTGTCCGTCGCGGTGACCTCGGTCTGGGTCGCCCCGTTTCTCACCGCACGGATGCCGCGCACCCGCGTGCTCTGGTGTGTACTTCCCCTGCTCGCCCTCGACCTGGTCGCCCTGGCGTTGCTCGTGGATTCCGCAGTCGGACTGATCGTCAGCGTGATCGTCGGCGGCCTGCTCCTTGGCATCTTGAACACGGTTCTGACTGAATCTGTGATGGAGGCGACCGACCTTCCGCGCGCGGTGGCGTCGTCGGCCTACTCAGGTGTGCGCTTCTTGGGCGGGGCCATCGCTCCCCCGGCTGCTGCGCTGCTCGCCGCAACGATCTCGCCGGCGATGCCGTTCTGGGCCGGAGCCATCACGGCGCTCATCGCCACGGCGATCGTGATCATCGGCCGCAAGCATCTTCGCAGAGCCGACGGCGCGACCGAAGGTGCCCTGGAAGAAGCCGAAGCGATCTCACTGGGCGACGCCTGA
- a CDS encoding Pr6Pr family membrane protein encodes MRRTYGAIRFVAAAGIVVAIVGQLVYSLSLLEVNTSAFLWNFFSFFTVLSNCLAAVVLVFGAWYCFRMPADPPWFNLAHTSVVTYMVTTGIVYNLLLRNISLDQGTTLGWSNEILHVWAPLYLLADWLFAAGRSALLWRRLWVVVLFPVAWAIYTMIRGGILDWYPYPFLNPAQPAGYIGVVLHVLLITVVILAIAAGLFALSRVRALQPPD; translated from the coding sequence GTGAGAAGAACATATGGCGCAATTCGTTTCGTTGCGGCCGCGGGCATCGTCGTCGCAATCGTCGGGCAACTCGTCTACAGCCTCAGCCTTCTTGAGGTCAACACCAGTGCATTCCTCTGGAACTTCTTCAGCTTCTTCACTGTTCTCTCGAACTGCCTGGCCGCTGTGGTTCTCGTGTTCGGCGCCTGGTATTGCTTTCGGATGCCGGCCGACCCGCCCTGGTTCAACCTCGCGCACACCTCAGTGGTCACCTACATGGTGACAACAGGAATCGTCTACAACCTGCTGCTGCGGAACATTTCACTCGACCAGGGCACAACACTCGGGTGGTCGAACGAGATCTTGCACGTCTGGGCGCCACTCTATCTGCTGGCCGACTGGCTGTTCGCCGCGGGGCGCAGCGCCCTCCTCTGGCGTCGGCTCTGGGTGGTCGTGCTGTTTCCCGTCGCCTGGGCGATCTACACGATGATTCGAGGCGGGATCCTCGACTGGTATCCGTATCCGTTCCTCAACCCGGCGCAGCCCGCCGGGTATATCGGAGTGGTGTTGCACGTGCTGCTGATCACCGTGGTGATTCTCGCCATCGCGGCGGGGCTATTCGCGCTCAGTCGGGTGCGCGCGCTGCAACCGCCCGACTAA